The following are from one region of the Marinomonas sp. CT5 genome:
- a CDS encoding ABC transporter permease subunit, which translates to MKNHSLALKLSAGFGFLFLYAPIVALIVYSFNESKLVTVWGGWSLKWYVELFQNDQIMDAAWISLKIAFISASLAAVLGTLAGFVLSRMTKFRGKTMMAGWVTAPLVMPEVITGLSLLLLFVAMESMFGWPAGRGMTTIIIAHTTFCLAYVAVVVQSRLSSMDETLEEAAMDLGAKPVSLFFLITLPLIAPAILSGWLLSFTLSLDDLVIASFVSGPGNSTLPMVIFSKVRLGVTPEINALATLMILVVSIAVIAAIFIMRRQNRFQNP; encoded by the coding sequence ATGAAAAATCATTCTTTAGCGCTTAAGTTAAGTGCTGGTTTCGGCTTCTTATTTTTATACGCACCGATTGTAGCTCTGATTGTTTACAGTTTTAACGAATCCAAGCTGGTGACCGTTTGGGGAGGCTGGTCTTTAAAATGGTATGTTGAGTTGTTCCAAAATGATCAGATCATGGATGCCGCTTGGATTAGTTTAAAAATTGCCTTTATCAGTGCCTCTTTGGCGGCTGTACTCGGTACTTTGGCTGGGTTTGTGTTAAGTCGTATGACGAAGTTTCGTGGCAAAACCATGATGGCTGGTTGGGTTACAGCGCCTTTGGTGATGCCTGAAGTCATCACCGGTTTGTCGCTATTACTGTTGTTTGTCGCTATGGAAAGTATGTTTGGTTGGCCTGCAGGACGAGGCATGACGACAATTATTATTGCGCACACAACCTTTTGTTTAGCTTATGTGGCTGTGGTGGTGCAATCACGTTTGTCATCTATGGATGAGACGTTAGAAGAAGCGGCGATGGATCTTGGTGCTAAGCCAGTTTCCTTGTTTTTCTTAATTACGTTGCCGTTGATTGCGCCTGCTATCTTGTCTGGCTGGTTATTGTCATTTACCTTATCACTTGATGATTTGGTCATCGCGAGTTTCGTCTCAGGTCCGGGTAACTCGACCTTGCCAATGGTGATTTTCTCGAAAGTTCGTTTGGGTGTGACGCCAGAAATCAACGCCCTCGCGACCCTAATGATATTAGTGGTTTCCATTGCAGTGATTGCGGCGATTTTTATTATGCGCCGTCAAAATCGATTCCAAAATCCATAA
- a CDS encoding ABC transporter ATP-binding protein, with product MSVSSPSPILTSQTMPAWRQKDAEPFVRIEQINKTFGDFTAVNNVSLDIYKNELFCLLGGSGSGKSTLLRMLAGFESPTSGRIIIDGVDMSDVPPWERPVNMMFQSYALFPHLTVEANVAFGLKREGVSSSEVKKRVAEILEMVKLGHLARRKPHMLSGGQRQRVALARSLVKRPKLLLLDEPLGALDKKLREETQFELMRLQEELGITFVVVTHDQEEAMTLATRIGVMNDGVIVQTAEPHEVYEYPSNRYVAEFIGNVNLFKGSVVSDERDSAAIQCDDTNGLIFLDHGISCAPNQVVNVAIRPEKIRITREAVVEQNNTAEGVITEVAYMGSQSIYKVRLLSGKEVRVTQPNTQRDTGERLTWDDQVYLSWDADSSVVLTS from the coding sequence ATGTCCGTGTCTTCTCCTTCTCCTATACTAACATCTCAAACGATGCCTGCTTGGCGTCAAAAAGACGCTGAACCTTTTGTTCGCATTGAGCAAATCAATAAAACGTTTGGCGATTTTACCGCTGTGAATAACGTTTCTCTGGATATTTATAAAAACGAATTATTTTGCCTATTGGGTGGGTCGGGTTCTGGTAAAAGTACCCTGCTACGAATGTTGGCAGGCTTTGAGTCCCCTACTTCCGGTCGCATCATTATTGATGGTGTTGACATGTCGGACGTTCCGCCATGGGAACGCCCTGTGAACATGATGTTCCAGTCTTATGCCTTGTTCCCTCATTTGACGGTTGAAGCCAATGTGGCGTTTGGCCTAAAGCGTGAAGGAGTATCCAGCAGTGAAGTAAAAAAACGTGTGGCTGAAATTCTTGAGATGGTCAAGTTAGGTCATCTTGCGCGTCGCAAACCACATATGTTGTCTGGCGGACAGCGTCAACGTGTGGCCTTGGCTCGCTCTTTGGTTAAACGCCCTAAATTATTGCTGTTGGATGAGCCATTAGGCGCCCTAGATAAAAAATTGCGCGAAGAAACACAGTTTGAACTGATGCGTTTGCAAGAAGAGCTAGGCATTACCTTTGTCGTCGTGACTCACGACCAAGAAGAAGCCATGACATTGGCAACGCGCATTGGTGTTATGAATGACGGCGTGATCGTCCAAACTGCCGAACCTCATGAAGTGTATGAGTATCCTAGCAACCGTTATGTTGCGGAATTTATTGGTAATGTGAACCTGTTTAAAGGGTCTGTGGTGTCCGATGAACGAGACAGTGCGGCGATTCAGTGTGATGACACCAATGGTTTGATTTTCTTGGATCACGGTATCAGTTGTGCACCTAATCAAGTTGTAAATGTGGCGATTCGCCCTGAAAAAATACGCATTACCCGTGAGGCTGTCGTTGAGCAAAACAATACCGCGGAAGGGGTTATCACTGAAGTGGCGTACATGGGGAGTCAATCTATCTACAAGGTGCGTTTGCTGTCTGGTAAAGAAGTACGTGTCACTCAACCCAATACTCAACGAGACACTGGTGAGCGCCTAACATGGGATGATCAGGTGTATTTATCTTGGGATGCCGATAGCAGCGTGGTACTCACATCATGA
- a CDS encoding ABC transporter permease subunit — MNAPSNTTSPTLWQRLQNIRLGRWFVILIPMLWLAAFFFIPFLVVFKISLSEAMISVPPYSPLLEWDPSNAYATLKVTFGNYLFLFESRFYLDAYLSSLRIAAVSTFFTLIIGFPIAYFIARSGPTARTVLLSLVILPFWTSFLLRVYAWMSLLKKNGLVNDTLMSLGLIDQPLQILQTDVAVYIGIVYTYLPFMILPLYTTLEKMDMSLIEAAKDLGAKPWRAFCLVTLPLAKPGIIAGCLLVFIPAVGEFVIPALLGGSDTLMIGRVLWDEFFLNRDWPLASAVAIVMLIVLVGPIMFMRNGNKEAM; from the coding sequence ATGAACGCACCCTCCAATACAACAAGTCCGACGCTATGGCAGCGTTTACAAAATATTCGTCTAGGGCGCTGGTTTGTTATTTTAATCCCTATGTTGTGGCTGGCGGCGTTCTTTTTTATCCCTTTTTTGGTGGTGTTTAAAATCTCGCTATCCGAGGCCATGATTTCGGTGCCACCCTATTCGCCATTATTGGAATGGGATCCAAGTAACGCTTACGCTACGTTGAAAGTGACCTTTGGCAACTATCTTTTTTTGTTTGAATCGCGTTTTTATCTGGATGCGTATTTAAGCTCTTTGCGCATTGCCGCGGTGTCGACTTTTTTCACCTTAATCATTGGTTTTCCGATTGCTTATTTCATTGCGCGCAGTGGACCAACGGCTCGTACAGTATTGTTGTCACTGGTTATTTTGCCTTTTTGGACCTCCTTTCTATTGCGTGTTTACGCGTGGATGTCTTTGCTGAAGAAGAATGGTTTGGTCAATGACACATTGATGTCTTTAGGTTTGATCGATCAACCGCTGCAAATCTTACAAACGGATGTGGCGGTGTATATCGGTATTGTTTACACCTACTTGCCCTTTATGATTTTGCCTTTGTATACCACATTAGAAAAAATGGACATGAGCTTGATTGAGGCGGCGAAAGATCTGGGTGCGAAACCTTGGCGAGCCTTTTGTTTGGTGACTTTACCTTTGGCCAAGCCTGGTATAATCGCGGGCTGTCTGTTGGTGTTTATTCCTGCAGTTGGGGAGTTTGTTATTCCTGCTTTGTTAGGTGGCTCAGATACCTTGATGATTGGTCGTGTGTTGTGGGACGAGTTTTTCCTAAATCGAGATTGGCCGCTGGCGTCGGCGGTTGCCATTGTGATGCTGATCGTTCTGGTTGGTCCTATTATGTTCATGCGTAATGGCAATAAGGAGGCGATGTAA
- a CDS encoding polyamine ABC transporter substrate-binding protein translates to MKRNILSLLVVGTASTFAVSSYAEEVVNVYNFSDYMAPGALEQFTKETGIKVNYDVYDSNEVLEAKLMAGGSGYDIVVPSNSFFERQVKAGVYQTIDKSKLSNYGNLDQAVAKTLEKQDPGNAHHIPYAWGTIGIGYNTKMVEERLGTKDITSWDVVFDPTIAAKLADCGITILDSPAEIMSVVNNYRKVDPNSEDKGELEKSAKILSDTRDNIRYFHSSKYISELANGDVCVTIGYNGDVLQAKSRAEEAGQGVDINFVNPKEGTLGWFDLMAIPADAPHPEAALKYINFILKKDIAAAISNYVFFAVPNTAAEPLLDKEVAENPAVYPTQEDKKTLFVQTAHTARFDRLLTRAWTNIKTGR, encoded by the coding sequence ATGAAGCGCAATATATTGAGTTTATTGGTTGTTGGCACGGCGTCGACTTTTGCTGTAAGCAGCTACGCAGAAGAAGTTGTCAATGTTTACAATTTTTCAGACTACATGGCGCCAGGCGCGTTAGAGCAATTTACCAAAGAAACGGGCATTAAGGTAAATTACGATGTGTACGACAGCAATGAAGTATTGGAAGCTAAATTGATGGCGGGTGGCTCTGGCTACGATATTGTGGTTCCGTCAAACTCCTTCTTTGAACGACAAGTAAAAGCTGGTGTTTATCAAACCATTGATAAGAGTAAGCTGAGCAATTACGGCAACCTAGATCAAGCTGTGGCCAAGACTTTAGAAAAGCAAGATCCAGGCAATGCGCATCATATTCCTTATGCTTGGGGAACCATTGGCATAGGTTACAATACGAAAATGGTTGAAGAGCGCCTAGGAACCAAAGACATTACCTCTTGGGACGTTGTATTTGACCCAACCATCGCGGCTAAGCTAGCGGATTGTGGTATCACCATTTTGGATTCTCCGGCAGAAATCATGTCCGTGGTGAACAACTATCGTAAAGTAGATCCGAACTCTGAAGACAAAGGTGAGTTAGAAAAGTCAGCCAAGATTCTATCTGATACTCGAGATAATATTCGTTATTTCCATTCAAGCAAGTATATTTCTGAATTGGCGAACGGCGATGTGTGTGTGACCATTGGTTATAATGGTGATGTGTTACAGGCAAAAAGTCGTGCAGAAGAAGCGGGTCAAGGTGTCGACATTAATTTTGTGAACCCTAAAGAAGGTACTTTAGGTTGGTTCGATTTGATGGCGATTCCTGCTGATGCGCCTCACCCTGAGGCGGCACTTAAGTACATTAACTTTATTCTTAAGAAAGACATCGCGGCGGCTATTTCAAATTACGTATTCTTTGCAGTGCCTAATACGGCTGCTGAGCCTTTGTTAGATAAAGAAGTGGCTGAAAACCCTGCTGTGTATCCAACGCAAGAAGACAAGAAAACACTGTTTGTGCAAACCGCCCATACAGCACGTTTTGACCGCTTGCTAACGCGTGCTTGGACAAATATTAAGACAGGCCGATAA